In Desulfobulbaceae bacterium, the following are encoded in one genomic region:
- a CDS encoding methyl-accepting chemotaxis protein, which yields MPQNGREIITMQTQYKRRTYYIKNSAQSKFIFRFVMLSILGGTLALGAFNYLAFKKINSVLYSMRLPKISPGGLLWDEMIYTNAFVILFILIAFALTARGLFNKIHGPLKKLTSDILRITEGELQFPITLRQNDEFRDIADELSAMKTSLNQRMTKIQELADTIVRLSKTPQSDNTSETLANLKVAVSDLRKATGAFVL from the coding sequence GGCGCACGTACTACATTAAAAACAGCGCGCAAAGTAAGTTCATTTTTCGTTTTGTCATGCTCTCCATCCTCGGAGGAACCTTGGCTCTAGGGGCGTTCAACTACCTCGCCTTCAAAAAAATCAATTCCGTCCTCTACTCCATGCGTCTACCTAAAATATCGCCGGGCGGGCTTCTCTGGGATGAAATGATCTATACCAATGCCTTTGTCATCCTTTTCATCCTGATCGCCTTCGCACTGACAGCCAGAGGCCTGTTCAACAAAATCCATGGTCCTCTCAAGAAATTGACCAGTGACATTCTCAGAATAACCGAGGGTGAACTCCAATTTCCAATAACACTCCGACAGAACGATGAATTCCGTGATATTGCCGACGAGTTAAGCGCTATGAAAACCAGTCTCAATCAGCGGATGACAAAAATCCAAGAACTGGCAGACACCATTGTCCGCCTGTCGAAAACGCCACAATCCGATAATACCAGCGAAACTCTCGCCAACTTGAAAGTCGCTGTCTCCGATCTCCGAAAAGCAACAGGGGCCTTTGTCTTATGA